GTTGGATGGTTGAAGATAATATTTAATAGAAAGCAGTGGgggaactgttttttttcaaaagccatGATCAGCTCACAGCGGATGTTTCATGCTATCTTAACAATGCAAACAATAGAAGTGGTTTGAATATGGAGGAAACCAGAAGGTTGTTTGGATCATTTGATTATAACATTTACATGGTATGAGGAAAGACAttcttttaaaatttaaaaatgaaggtCTAACAAAACCAAGATGTGTTCTTTCACCAcaacttgttttcatttccctttgtATTTCTTCTGTACTTTTCATACTTCTTTTGCACATGACCCTAATATACATGTATACCATTTCTAAACCTTTCAAGGATCAGTAGAAAAGGGTTTTGGTGATCAGGTTGCATTTTTCCGTTTGTGTCACAGATTGTAGGTTGTGACCATGAGTTGGGGAGCACGACAAAGGAGGACAACTGTGGTGTCTGCAGTGGAGATGGCTCATCCTGCCGACTTGTGCGAGGACACTACAAATCCCAGCATGCTTCAGGAAAAGGTAAAGAATCTTCTCTCCGAAGTTTTGTTTATTCTAAAGAGGAACTCTGTTTAAAGGTATAATCTTCAGTTATGAGGTGCATTACTTTAGGCTGAGCAACAGTTGTATGATGACTCCCACACAATCTCATCTGGGTTGTCGTGGGTTGGGCTCAGTTAAAAGGAAACAATATTGAGTTTAAAGGACATGAGCACTTTCCGGGTAGATCTAATGAAAGATACTAAATAATAAGGGTTACATTATGGCAAGTGGAGGATTTAATGATTTTGGACCGTGACCCATTTTAGACTCACAGGATATCTCAGCCTCCACATTGATTTTGACCATCCTTTTCTAAAATCTCTTTAACTGGAGCCCTCTGACTTCGGCGAAGTACAATACTAAATTGTAAGGGTGACACTTTAAAGctacttttttacatttgttttagttATGTAATTATGTTGTGGAAGTTCAATTAGAGTATCAAATGTTTCAATataactaataaataaaaaatatatctatcaATGTAATCTTTGCCAGGAGTAGTGCCTTGCATTGTGCTAGTCCAGTGGTTTCCAAACCTTGGGGGGTTGCGGGACACAAATGAGGGGGTTGCATGTTGATTTCGAGAAATCAGAATAGCATACTTTGTTataaaggctttaaaaaaataaaaattcttattaaatgtgaatttaaatgcTCATCAGCCTTGCAATTTTCTCTGTCCCCACATGACCCCTGGGGTCAGGTTACAGCACCACAGGAAACATTGCAACATTTGCACATAGGTTTGTGCAATACCTCAAATCAGTGTCCTTTGTATGCGCCAACCGCCTCTGGGGATAACGGGGGTCGCAAGTTTCTGCCGTTCCACCGTTATTTTGGGGTTCAGTGGCTGAAATGTTTGGGAACCCCTGCGCTAGTCAATTCAGTCTGTTGCTTGATTCACTttgtattaaaacatatttacattgaGTTTGTCAGGGTTTACTGCATGTCATTAAGTACTGATTAGATAAAAATTCatgctatctctctctccctgtctgtttgtctcacCCAAGCTGAGGACACAGTTGTCGCCATCCCCTATAAGAGTCGTCATGTGCGTCTAGTTCTGAAAGGCCCGGATCACTTGTGTAAGTCCTGGTAGGTCCAGGGTGCCCTTCCATCCAAAACAGTTGAACATGATATTTACTTTTGgcagtttttagttttcaatTGCCAAACACTGCACTTTTAACCCAACTATTCTGCATGTGCTATTTGAATTTTACTGCAGGTCATGTTATGATTTAGATGTTTCAAAAAGAATAtctcttgtttcctccccaTTATAAATGTTATACTTGGTTGAGCTTTCTTTTGaaactttttaataaatatctCACCCAAATAACATGCtataattaacattttattccTGATAATGGacaaatatattacatttcaggCTCTCTCATTAAAAAGTGACTCAGGGCAGAATAACCAGAAGAGGAATTTATTTCTCCCCTTTGCTCCGGCTCTGAGAAGATGAAAGACATCCAGCAAATATCACCAATGTCAAAGTACTGGCAGCAAACTCCCCACTGAATCAAAATTGATAACAAATGTTCCAGCTCTGTACCTATCCTTCGCTCTACGGCCGTTTCCTGAGCCAGGCCGACAGCGTCTTTTTGTGAATGGACAGATTTTTCATTAGATATTTCCTCCCATTCTTTCTGGCCACGCGCACTTAAATTGTAACCATCTGTCGGCAGATGATGACTGGTGCTGGTTACCGCTCGTTCCTGTGTTTCCccccattgtttttgtttaaatgtctttGCTGGAATCACACTAGACCTTGTTAGGAGGTCAAACAATGGAAAAGCTCACTGCAGCGCTGGCCTGCTCGCAGACATACACGAGTCTCCTGGCAGTGCCAAAGTCTCTTTGCCTCCAAACGCAACAGACACTCTGTGATCTATGTGTGTAACTGGATCTGACTGAAGACCCGAGATGAATGAAAGTCATCCATTGAGTAGCTCAACATTTCAATCACTTCTTCAcacttattttgttttaaagtacACAAGAGGAAAGAGATTTTACTATGATACTGTAAATTTAGGAGAAACCAAAGTCCCATTGATAGCGGTTTCCCCTTTCCTGTGTCCATTGTGCTCTAGCTGTCTCCTCTGTTTACTCTGTAGATGTGGAGAGTAAGACTCTAcaaggggtcaaaggtgaactGGTCTTTGATACATCAGGGCAGTACCACCTGGACAACACCACCTTGGACTACCAGAATCTTCCCGATAAGGAGATCCTGCGAATCGTTGGCCCGCTTGGAGCGGACTTCACAGTCAAAGTAAGACCTCAAATACGTCGTACTTCAAGTTAAGAtgatcaatattttcatatcacCAAACCATGTTGTTATATGAAACACGTTGATGAACCCACAAAGAATGATCACCCCACTTTTCAGTTTTCCTTAGTGCTGTCCAACATTTCACGTTACTTTCCATGAGCTCATAGTTTTGGTTCATGGTGCTCTTTCACTATCAACACCCCGATCAGCACTGTGTCCCGTCAACAGGCAGCTGTTTGTTCCCGATGAAACCATCTGTACGCAAAACCTTCCCTGCACCACAACACAAGTGATcgtagtggagcatttagcagctgaaaAGACCGATATTTCTCTGAAGGTGGAGTCTGACCAGAGCTAAGCTAGAAGGAACATTGGACCTAAATTGATTAGGTTGCCAAAATGCGTGACTCCAAATGCTGAATGTGTAGATAAGCAACTGTTTGCTGACATGTTTCTCATATCAACGTGGCAACAAAATCAGTTATTGCAGGTTCGAAGATTATTTTGGAAAGTCTTTGTTGCGTAAAGTCGTCACTTCAGCAACTTCTGTGACAGCCTTCTCATTTAACTGAAACCAGCAGCCTTCAGACTGCTTCCTACGAGTTTTGCCTCGCAAACGATCCCAGTCGACTTCGCCCTGCAGGCTAACTGACATCATGGGGacatttttgctttcttttccgCCACTTAACTCAAAACTGTAGTTTTAGCAATGCAAAGCTCTGAAAATTGTGCACCCCGGCCAAACTGTAGTCCGATAAGTTCTTGTTGCCATGAACTCCCGCTGAACTCCTGTGAGTCAGGCAGAGTTCAAAGCTGATTCGATATTGGatgtttatatttaaagatATCAGATAATGTGTGTGCCATTGAAATATTCAATGCAAATGAGGGTCAACATATTTTTCGAAGCAGTGATAACAATAGTAGCTTTTCAATTTTGAATCTAGGCTCAATAATGCCAATTTTGCTGTCAACTTACACTTGATGAAACTTGGATTTGATTCATGAAGGCCTCAGAAATATTATCAGAGGTTCTTGTTATCAAATGTCACATATTAGTTATGTGTGATAACAAGTCATTAATTCAGGAGTGGAACACAGgctctgttacacacacacgcacacacaaacacaaacacacaacacacacacacacacacacatattcacaaacCAACACTCCCAGACTGGGGCCGCAGAGTGGACATTAACAGACCAAATTATACAGACCATGGACTGGAAAACATGTGAAAACGTCCCCCTCATAAACACGATTCAGGATcggacaataaataaaaacaatgtgtattcattatttgactaaaacaaaaataaatcatcaacaatttttatttgtccTGTTGGCAGGTCTTTGACCTCTGAATGAGCAGAAAGTACCATATCAGGTTATTGAGGGTCAAATTCCTCGAATGTCTGTGAGTGaaataaatgagtgaaatgTACAATCTCTCAATAGGCACCAGTATGTTTCGGTCATCTGCTGGTATTGCTTAAGCTGCTataatttcatttgcatttgcctTTTCCCTCCAATCTCAGATCTTGACTGATTTTTAGCTGATGACTTGTGACAGTGTCAAGGGGGCAGACTGAGGAATAATTGACAGTGGTTGTTTGTTAgcaaatttaaaatgtcagcttGTCCTAtagttgttgtgttgtttcaaattaaaagctgaGACAGAAAACTTCTGGAAAATGATCTGAAAACACCAGTTTAAAAACCCAACCATCATcaaacaatttaatttaaatgaattttttaccatttttagAAATTCCTTTAAAgattaacagaaagaaaatgttccagCATTTCGctcaactaattgattaattgacttATCGTTGCCTGTCTAATTATAAAAGTTAAGTCATGCCCTGAACACTGTTTGTGTAGGTACAGTTTACCAATGGAGCAGACAGTGTGATCCAGTACATCTACTACCAGCCCATCATCCATCGCTGGAGAGAGACCGACTTCTTCCCATGCTCTGTCACATGTGGTGGAGGTAGGCACATCCTTGAACCACTGGCATTATTAGACGGAACTTGGTACTTGATAGTTGCCAACTCTATTTTCAGCCAAGTGATTGAAAGATGGGCGATATGGTGGTTCAGTGGTCAGCACTGGCCCCTCACAGCacgaaggttctgggtttgaacctGACGGCAGGTCAGGTTTAAACCGTCCCACACAGACTTTCTGGGTTTTCTTCAAGTACTCCTGAGTACTTCCTCCCATCGTCCAAAGACATGGCGGTTAGGTTAGGTCAATTGGAGACTCAAAATTGCCCGAAGTTtttaatgtgagtgtgaatggttgttttttctacatGGTCAAACATACGCGAATGTCGCGGAATGAGCGGGCGGCGAAGGTTTGCCACTGCTACATTGGCatatgtgtgactgtgactgtgccCTAACCCTGCGATATATGCTGCCGTCCTGTCCACGGTGTAGcctgcctctcacccaatgtcaggTGGGATTGGCTGGATTAGCTGCCACGTGACCTTCAGAGATTAAGCAgtatagatgatagatggatggatggttttgAACTATTACTCCAGTAAATAGACAATATTACCTGCTGGGATATGTGACATTTCTCTGTCTACAGGTTACCAGCTGACCTCGGCAGAATGCTTTGACCTGCGCAGCGGCCGAGTGGTTGTGGATCAGTATTGCCATTACTACCCAGAGAACGtcaaacccaaacccaaactGCAGGAATGCAACATGGATCCTTGCCTGGCCAGGTTAGAGACCAGACCTCTAGTGGGATTGAATTTAAGTACAGACATCTACGTCAAAGATCTGTCAGCAGCATATTTTAAAATTctgatttctttcatttgattCAACCCTTTAGCGATGGCTACAAGCAAATCATGCCATATGACCTCTACCACCCCCTGCCCAGGTATGTACTCAAGTACTGTGAGATGATCACACAGTCTGATATTTCCCAGAATTCATCAATCTCTTCATGACATGTAAACTTTGGCCATGTCAGATGGGAAAGCAGTCCCTGGACGGCCTGTTCCACTTCCTGCGGCGGGGGCATCCAGAGTCGCTCAGTGTCTTGTGTGGAGGAAGACATGCAGGGAACCATCACGCCGACTGACGAGTGGAAGTGTCTCTACTCCCCTAAAACGCCCATCCTGCAGCCCTGCAACGCCTTTGACTGCCCCACCTGGCTGGCGCAGGAGTGGTCACCCGTAGGTTCTCTTCGTTAATCCGTTTTAGAAAATTGGAGGCTTTCAAAGGTCCCTGGCTTTTATTAGGTGCTGCAAAGCGTCACAAAGTCAGAAATGGTGAGAAAGTTCAAATCATAGTAACGAAAAGCAAAGAGATGTTTCTTTGTGTTCTGTGGAAATATCAGAAATGGGTTGATTTGTCTCGGTTGTCTGGAGGTCGATACAGTGGGTCTCAATTAACCCTTGAGGTTAAAAAATGTAGACATATATTGTCACGGgtgaaacaaatataaactCACTAGAAAGTCTGAACTGTGATTTTGTCAGCTCTTCCAGACCTCAACCAGCGTCCTCGACACGATTCAGCTGGAGCTGAAACCTAACCTTGTTGCGTGATTAAGAGAAGCAGCGCTAACCCCACCATGAGTGTCCTTCACCACCCTTTCCCTTGAACGCGCCATCCAAAACATACAAAGCTTAAATAAAAACCCCTTAAGTCAACAGCACACATGGAGTTCTTTAACTTACTGTGGGCCATTCACATCCAGGCTATTAGGATGGTGCGTGCGGGTCAATCTGACCTTCTCGGTTCGTTTACTCATGCAATAGAGTTTCAGCCGCTTACAACATAAATGCCCCCCACAAGATTCCCTCGTGGGGGTTTTTAAACCTCACCACTCATACAGGCACAAGTACAGGCCCAGGTAGTCCGATTCGCAGCCTCCTGAAAAACCCGGGGCGCTGTTTACCCAGCACATTCTTCctttgcattttaaatgcttGTTTTGGCAGAGGACGGACAAAGTGGACTCCTGAGCAGAGAACTTTGGAAGGCCTCTTTCTTTTGCTTCCCTTAAGTCGAAGGCTACCTCTGTTAAACACAAGTGAGGACGTGATCATAGAAACAGGGCTCAACTTGTTAATCTGGCCGTCAATTCTTGTCAGTTGATTGGTTATTAATGGATTTTGTTTGCTGTCGTCATCAGTGCACGGTGACCTGTGGACAGGGCCTGCGCTACAGGGTGGTGTTATGCATCGATCACAGGGGACTCCACGCTGGAGGCTGCAACCCCACCACCAAACCCCACATCAAGGAGGAGTGCCTGGTGACTGTGCCCTGCTACAAGTCCATAGGTTAGCTGGGTTTGCCACGTTCGGACCTCCAAACGTCAATTATTTGTTAAGATAAAGTCGTATTTCTCTTGTGAAGTCAAACCAGTGTCTTTTTTGGGGTGTCATCGGCTCTAGATACGCTCCCCGTTGAGGCAAAACCTGTGTGGCATAAGCAAGCAatagagctggaggaggagataacAGTGACGGAGGAACCAACGTAAGTACCAACACAAAAAAGGGATGTTGATGAGATCACACTTTTTTCATCCCTGTTTGTCTCTTCGTTGTGTGAAATACCAGTAAGAAGAAACTTCATTCTCCAAGCTTTGACTGGAAAACCTTTTCTATTAATCTCCGCAGTTTTGTACAATCCTAACACATTTGTCACCCAGATCACATTGCCCGTTTGATACTTCACTTTCCTGTCAGAGGTGCTAAACCATTAAAAGGCCCTCACCATGTAAACCTCTCAACCAAGAGCATTTATTTCTCCTCTTCAAGAATTACTGTCACTCCGCAGGGGCAAAGAGGCAAAAGTCAGGTCCCAGATACACAGCTTAAACTACAGttttcagagttcagagttttAAGATTTACCCGGAGGCAAAATTGAAGTAGACAAGACCAAGGGCTGCCAAGAAAACCACCACTGCATCGCGGTTGTATTCATGTCAGGTGTCATTTTGGTCAACTCTGTGTCTGAAGTCTGAACCCCTATTGTTAtggcacttttcaaaatatgcACCGGTTGGAGTGCATGTCTCTTTTCACACCTGTGCAAACCAAATGACGGCAGAGCAGTTTTGTCAGGACAAACACAGAAGAATCCACCCCTGCGTAGGATAGACGTCTGATGCTGCGATGCTTCTATGAACATGTGCATTGTGAGGTCTGAGTAATGAGTTTGTTGCTACAGGTTGTTTAAGGTCAAAGTGGAGCtgaatgtgagagagaaaaaaacatctctttgGAAACCATTGGACTGTTCAGTCACTAGCCACCAGCATTACCTCAGCAAGCCCTCAGATGTTCCAGATGTTCTTGTCCCACATATCAGTTGACTAATAAAGGCTGTCCTCTAAAGATGGACAATGTTTGGACCCTACCCAGTGTCTTGCATGACTTGTATTTGTAACCATGTTAGCCATTTCAAAACAGCTGTTGCTTTGACTTATCTTTGGAGCACGAtgtgggaagagagagaaagagagagagagagagagaaaaacgccAAAACATGTGATTATTTCTCTaatgcaaaagaaagaagaaaaaaaaaaagcacataaatATCTGTGTATAATATGCGGTCACTCGCAAGCCAACAAAAATATCTGCCTACCATATGGGGCCAGGTTACGGATGTGAGAGGAAGTAGAAGGAAATTCCTGTGTTAGAATTATTGCACTTCCACTGCCAGGCCTTTTGCCTGCCCTGAACCACCACTGTGCAACTGCTTGAAAAATTAAACCCATCTATGTCCCATGACTTGGCCaagttttactttatttttcttcttttctttctattcaCATTACCACTACCAtgagtaaataaaatgtttccagtGATGGAAATTTAATTGATATGATTAGACTACGGCTTTGGCAGATATtacaaaaaagtgttgtttcctTCCGTGAATGAAACCAAGATTGTTTTTGAACTGACAGATGCTCTTTAACTGCACATGAAGATAAACATTTCTTCGGGTTCGCATGTTGACTTTGTTGTTCCCGTTCCAAGGTCCAACTGCCggtgattcatttgtttgtccAAAAACACAGTGAGTCCTTAAGATCTCATAACGAGCCAGGTTTTGCTGTAATTATGAGCTCTTTATTGAGGCATGTTATAAAACAGCAGGGTGCGCTTGTGTTGTGGTCACGTACTACTTGGCCAAGGAAAAATGCTACACATTGGAACAGGCTTCTTAGTGTTACCTCTGTGATTTTACATGTACACTGCTGTAGAAAACTGATGTGGTACTTTTAATAATGTGCAGTACTGGACCATTTCAGCtctggtaaatggactatatttatatactgtagtgcttttctagtctatACAGGACAAGTCAATTGCCTCAGACGGCAATTTAggtttaagtgtcttgcccaaggacacaacggcatgttGGCttggggaagctgggatcaaaccgccgacctttgggttagtggacaa
This region of Scophthalmus maximus strain ysfricsl-2021 chromosome 12, ASM2237912v1, whole genome shotgun sequence genomic DNA includes:
- the LOC118319395 gene encoding ADAMTS-like protein 1 isoform X3, with protein sequence MGMRGRCLFATGLLLVACVKVAVWANDGDAVFIREFTLHRRDHLPEEPLHDSVQRPEDPSSRTARSEEDRDTLWDAWGSWSECSRTCGGGASYSLRRCLSSKTCEGQNIKYRTCSNVDCPPEAGDFRAQQCSAHADVRYQGQYHEWLPVYNDPDNPCTLKCKAKGSGLVVELAPKVLDGTRCYTESLDMCISGVCQIVGCDHELGSTTKEDNCGVCSGDGSSCRLVRGHYKSQHASGKAEDTVVAIPYKSRHVRLVLKGPDHLYVESKTLQGVKGELVFDTSGQYHLDNTTLDYQNLPDKEILRIVGPLGADFTVKVQFTNGADSVIQYIYYQPIIHRWRETDFFPCSVTCGGGYQLTSAECFDLRSGRVVVDQYCHYYPENVKPKPKLQECNMDPCLASDGYKQIMPYDLYHPLPRWESSPWTACSTSCGGGIQSRSVSCVEEDMQGTITPTDEWKCLYSPKTPILQPCNAFDCPTWLAQEWSPCTVTCGQGLRYRVVLCIDHRGLHAGGCNPTTKPHIKEECLVTVPCYKSIDTLPVEAKPVWHKQAIELEEEITVTEEPT
- the LOC118319395 gene encoding ADAMTS-like protein 1 isoform X2 produces the protein MGMRGRCLFATGLLLVACVKVAVWANDGDAVFIREFTLHRRDHLPEEPLHDSVQRPEDPSSRTARSEEDRDTLWDAWGSWSECSRTCGGGASYSLRRCLSSKTCEGQNIKYRTCSNVDCPPEAGDFRAQQCSAHADVRYQGQYHEWLPVYNDPDNPCTLKCKAKGSGLVVELAPKVLDGTRCYTESLDMCISGVCQIVGCDHELGSTTKEDNCGVCSGDGSSCRLVRGHYKSQHASGKAEDTVVAIPYKSRHVRLVLKGPDHLYVESKTLQGVKGELVFDTSGQYHLDNTTLDYQNLPDKEILRIVGPLGADFTVKVQFTNGADSVIQYIYYQPIIHRWRETDFFPCSVTCGGGYQLTSAECFDLRSGRVVVDQYCHYYPENVKPKPKLQECNMDPCLASDGYKQIMPYDLYHPLPRWESSPWTACSTSCGGGIQSRSVSCVEEDMQGTITPTDEWKCLYSPKTPILQPCNAFDCPTWLAQEWSPCTVTCGQGLRYRVVLCIDHRGLHAGGCNPTTKPHIKEECLVTVPCYKSIDTLPVEAKPVWHKQAIELEEEITVTEEPTPS
- the LOC118319395 gene encoding ADAMTS-like protein 1 isoform X1; amino-acid sequence: MGMRGRCLFATGLLLVACVKVAVWANDGDAVFIREFTLHRRDHLPEEPLHDSVQRPEDPSSRTARSEEDRDTLWDAWGSWSECSRTCGGGASYSLRRCLSSKTCEGQNIKYRTCSNVDCPPEAGDFRAQQCSAHADVRYQGQYHEWLPVYNDPDNPCTLKCKAKGSGLVVELAPKVLDGTRCYTESLDMCISGVCQIVGCDHELGSTTKEDNCGVCSGDGSSCRLVRGHYKSQHASGKAEDTVVAIPYKSRHVRLVLKGPDHLYVESKTLQGVKGELVFDTSGQYHLDNTTLDYQNLPDKEILRIVGPLGADFTVKVQFTNGADSVIQYIYYQPIIHRWRETDFFPCSVTCGGGYQLTSAECFDLRSGRVVVDQYCHYYPENVKPKPKLQECNMDPCLASDGYKQIMPYDLYHPLPRWESSPWTACSTSCGGGIQSRSVSCVEEDMQGTITPTDEWKCLYSPKTPILQPCNAFDCPTWLAQEWSPCTVTCGQGLRYRVVLCIDHRGLHAGGCNPTTKPHIKEECLVTVPCYKSIDTLPVEAKPVWHKQAIELEEEITVTEEPTLFKVKVELNVREKKTSLWKPLDCSVTSHQHYLSKPSDVPDVLVPHIS